In Actinoplanes sp. NBC_00393, a single genomic region encodes these proteins:
- a CDS encoding GntR family transcriptional regulator produces the protein MSDGELETYSLVQLAVERLRRDILSGRSDPGERLVEEQLTRRLGISRAPLREAMRLLAEQGLVEHIPRRGARVATLSDDDVRELYEVRDVLERHAVTSTPPGPDLGRLRSALETIRKATEADDRPELANAHRRFHVEVVALSGNRQLTALYESILVRIQLYMAVNMRREAEAARAADGVLRHERLFTAVEAGDTARILGALSRHGARTYLG, from the coding sequence GTGAGCGACGGCGAGCTGGAGACGTACAGTCTCGTGCAGCTCGCCGTCGAGCGTCTGCGGCGCGACATCCTGAGCGGGCGCAGCGATCCGGGTGAGCGCCTGGTCGAGGAGCAGTTGACCCGCCGGCTCGGGATCAGCCGCGCGCCTTTGCGGGAGGCGATGCGCCTGCTGGCCGAGCAGGGCCTGGTGGAGCACATTCCGCGCCGGGGCGCCCGGGTGGCCACTCTCTCCGACGACGACGTCCGTGAGCTCTACGAGGTGCGCGACGTTCTGGAACGGCATGCGGTGACCAGCACTCCCCCGGGCCCGGATCTGGGCCGGTTGCGGTCCGCCCTGGAGACCATCCGCAAGGCCACCGAGGCCGACGACCGGCCCGAGCTGGCCAACGCGCACCGCCGGTTCCACGTCGAGGTGGTCGCGCTCAGCGGGAATCGCCAGCTCACCGCGCTCTACGAGTCGATCCTGGTGCGCATCCAGCTCTACATGGCGGTCAACATGCGGCGCGAGGCCGAAGCCGCCCGGGCTGCCGACGGCGTGCTGCGGCACGAGCGGCTTTTCACCGCCGTCGAGGCCGGCGACACCGCCCGGATCCTGGGCGCGCTGAGCAGGCACGGCGCGCGCACCTATCTGGGTTAG
- a CDS encoding SRPBCC domain-containing protein, producing MSTTQVYRIWIKAAPEKIWTAITDPEWNARYGYAAPQFYELKKGGRFYSTATQEMKDYAAANGFEVPDTIVEGEILEVDAPRRLVQTWRMLMDPSTASEPFTTLTTEIEDAGPGVCRVTITHEVAGAPAHAAMIQGSPEAAAEGGGGWAWVLSDLKSLLETGKVLADN from the coding sequence ATGAGCACCACACAGGTCTACCGAATCTGGATCAAGGCGGCGCCGGAGAAGATCTGGACCGCGATCACCGATCCGGAGTGGAATGCGCGCTACGGGTACGCGGCTCCGCAGTTCTATGAGCTCAAGAAAGGTGGCCGGTTCTACTCCACCGCCACCCAGGAGATGAAGGACTACGCCGCCGCCAACGGGTTCGAGGTCCCGGACACCATCGTCGAGGGCGAGATCCTCGAGGTGGACGCGCCGCGGCGGCTGGTGCAGACCTGGCGGATGCTGATGGACCCGAGCACCGCTTCCGAGCCGTTCACCACGCTGACCACCGAGATCGAGGACGCCGGCCCGGGGGTCTGCCGGGTCACCATCACCCACGAGGTGGCCGGCGCGCCGGCGCACGCCGCGATGATCCAGGGCAGCCCGGAGGCGGCCGCCGAGGGTGGCGGCGGCTGGGCGTGGGTGCTCAGCGACCTGAAGTCGCTGCTGGAGACCGGCAAGGTCCTGGCCGACAACTGA
- a CDS encoding ArsR/SmtB family transcription factor, protein MTDDDRVFKALADPSRRFLLDLLFARDGRTLTELESELEMTRFGVAKHLKLLEEAGLVVVRRSGREKLHFLNPIPIRQIHDRWIDKYTEHHVTALIDLKRTLEEES, encoded by the coding sequence ATGACGGACGACGATCGGGTGTTCAAGGCTCTGGCCGACCCGAGCCGCCGGTTCCTGCTCGACCTGCTCTTCGCGCGTGACGGCCGCACGCTCACCGAGCTGGAGTCCGAGCTGGAGATGACCCGGTTCGGGGTCGCCAAGCACCTCAAGTTGCTCGAGGAGGCGGGGCTCGTCGTCGTGCGCCGGTCGGGGCGGGAGAAGTTGCACTTCCTCAATCCGATCCCGATCCGGCAGATCCACGACCGGTGGATCGACAAGTACACCGAGCATCACGTGACCGCACTCATCGATCTCAAGCGAACGCTGGAGGAAGAGTCATGA
- a CDS encoding ISAs1 family transposase, translating to MASSLIAALTVTTPSADALPAPITESERGGLLAVLAKVPDPRDPRGIRYPLTAVLAVAVCAVMAGASSFAAISDWLQDLDGHGRVRLGFTDAVPAGTTVWRLLIRLDAQLLAGVLAGWLRTRACPPDPAAVTRRYRRVIAVDGKTLRGARHDDGRQIHLLSALDTGTGIVLAQVTVDAKSNEIPAFAPLLDAVEQVLGSLTGALFIADALHTQTGHADEVARRGAHLLVQVKANQPTLFKQLKRLPWAQIPVGDRTRDRGHGRRETRTVKAVTVHLPGGIAFPHAAQAIRITRTRVVAGRTSRETAYLTISLPAGHATARDLQTWIRRHWHIENRLHHVRDTTFREDQHQARTGNGPAVIATLRNTAIGWHRATGAANIARATRYANRRSHDLITAVTSCYPTTQ from the coding sequence ATGGCATCATCTCTCATTGCTGCACTGACTGTCACGACACCTTCCGCCGATGCCCTACCCGCCCCGATCACTGAAAGTGAGCGGGGCGGTCTGCTGGCTGTCCTGGCGAAGGTTCCCGATCCACGGGATCCGCGGGGGATCCGGTACCCGCTGACCGCGGTTCTGGCCGTAGCGGTCTGCGCCGTCATGGCCGGCGCGTCGTCGTTCGCCGCGATCAGCGATTGGTTGCAAGACCTCGACGGACACGGCCGGGTCCGGCTCGGGTTCACCGATGCCGTCCCGGCCGGCACGACCGTATGGCGGTTGCTGATCCGGCTGGACGCGCAGCTGCTGGCCGGTGTTCTCGCCGGCTGGCTGCGCACCCGAGCCTGCCCGCCGGATCCTGCCGCCGTCACGCGCAGATACCGGCGGGTGATCGCGGTCGACGGCAAGACCCTGCGCGGCGCCCGGCATGACGACGGCCGTCAGATCCACCTGCTGTCCGCCCTGGACACCGGCACCGGAATCGTGCTGGCCCAGGTCACCGTCGATGCCAAGAGCAACGAGATTCCGGCGTTCGCGCCGCTGCTCGACGCCGTCGAGCAGGTCCTGGGCAGCCTGACCGGGGCACTGTTCATCGCCGACGCCCTGCACACCCAGACCGGTCACGCCGACGAGGTCGCCCGGCGCGGCGCTCACCTGCTGGTCCAGGTGAAGGCGAACCAGCCGACCTTGTTCAAGCAGCTCAAGCGCCTTCCTTGGGCGCAGATCCCGGTCGGGGACCGCACTCGCGACCGCGGCCACGGCCGCCGCGAGACCCGCACCGTCAAAGCCGTCACCGTCCACCTGCCCGGCGGCATCGCGTTTCCGCATGCCGCACAAGCCATCCGGATCACCCGCACCCGTGTCGTCGCAGGCCGGACCAGCCGCGAGACCGCCTACCTGACCATCTCGCTGCCCGCCGGCCACGCCACCGCCCGCGATCTGCAGACCTGGATCCGCCGTCATTGGCATATCGAGAACCGGCTCCATCACGTCCGCGACACCACGTTCCGTGAGGACCAGCACCAAGCCCGCACCGGGAACGGACCCGCCGTCATCGCGACGCTGCGTAACACCGCGATCGGCTGGCACCGAGCCACCGGTGCTGCCAACATCGCCCGCGCTACCCGCTATGCCAATCGGCGCTCACACGACCTGATCACCGCCGTGACCAGCTGCTACCCGACAACGCAATGA
- a CDS encoding NUDIX hydrolase, translated as MATPRVAAGALFFDEAGNVLLVKPAYKAGWDIPGGYVEPGESPRAACIREVREELGITPDIGGLLVVDWAPAQGAGPLHSLMARL; from the coding sequence ATGGCCACTCCGCGCGTCGCCGCCGGAGCCCTCTTCTTCGACGAGGCAGGCAATGTTCTATTGGTCAAGCCTGCCTATAAAGCTGGGTGGGATATACCCGGCGGCTATGTCGAACCTGGTGAGTCACCCCGGGCAGCATGCATCCGCGAGGTCCGCGAGGAGTTGGGCATAACGCCCGACATCGGCGGACTCCTAGTCGTCGACTGGGCCCCGGCCCAGGGAGCAGGGCCGTTGCATAGTCTGATGGCACGGCTCTGA
- a CDS encoding helix-turn-helix domain-containing protein, whose protein sequence is MKLTIGERVAWYRRRRGLSQEVLAGLVGRTADWLGKIENNRIELDRLSVIKALADRLDISLGDLLAEPSLVEWSADSGMETVPALRTALMEYRAITTLGSRSQEASPPDLGELRQETAKLWDAYQASRFAFVTGRLPGLLGRAQAAADELDGQDQDEARGLLGLTYQLAATQLTKLGETDLAWIAADRGLSAVRPVGDPTITGSLFRSVSHALLSTGRYQDAVRLTTDAADYLDEHLTGAGPKLLSVYGTLLLGGSIAAARANDAGTARTFLAAADGAAARLGKDDNHLWTAFGPTNVAIHRVATAGELGNVQVAIDLGPRVNTTALPMERRVRHALEVSRAYSSWNRQDEALSVLLDAEQMAPEQVRHHYLGRQLVLTWVRHQRGKPSSELVGLARRLRVLD, encoded by the coding sequence ATGAAGCTGACGATCGGCGAGCGGGTCGCCTGGTATCGACGACGGCGCGGGCTGTCACAGGAAGTGCTGGCCGGGCTCGTCGGTCGCACCGCGGACTGGCTCGGAAAGATCGAGAACAACCGGATCGAACTCGACCGGCTGTCCGTCATCAAGGCCCTTGCCGACAGGCTGGACATCTCGCTCGGCGATCTGCTGGCGGAGCCGTCGCTGGTCGAGTGGAGCGCGGACAGCGGCATGGAGACCGTGCCGGCCCTGCGCACCGCGCTCATGGAGTACCGAGCAATCACCACTCTGGGGAGCCGCAGCCAGGAGGCATCCCCACCGGATCTGGGCGAGCTCCGCCAGGAGACGGCGAAGCTTTGGGACGCCTATCAGGCGTCCCGGTTCGCGTTCGTCACCGGCCGGCTTCCTGGACTACTCGGCCGAGCGCAGGCAGCCGCCGATGAGCTTGACGGCCAGGACCAGGACGAGGCCCGCGGCTTGCTCGGCCTCACCTACCAGCTGGCCGCTACCCAGCTCACCAAGCTCGGCGAGACCGATCTCGCCTGGATCGCGGCCGATCGCGGCCTGTCTGCCGTTCGCCCCGTAGGCGATCCGACGATCACCGGGTCACTGTTCCGCTCGGTCAGCCATGCGCTGCTGTCGACCGGGCGCTACCAGGACGCGGTACGGTTGACGACCGATGCCGCCGACTACCTGGATGAGCACCTGACTGGTGCCGGGCCGAAGCTGCTGTCTGTCTACGGAACTTTGCTGCTCGGCGGATCGATCGCCGCCGCGAGGGCCAACGACGCCGGCACCGCCCGCACCTTCCTCGCTGCCGCCGACGGGGCAGCGGCGCGGTTGGGCAAGGACGACAACCACCTGTGGACCGCCTTCGGGCCGACCAACGTTGCCATTCACCGTGTCGCCACAGCCGGCGAACTCGGGAACGTCCAGGTCGCGATTGACCTGGGGCCGCGCGTCAACACCACTGCGCTGCCGATGGAACGCCGAGTGCGACATGCGTTGGAGGTCTCCCGCGCCTACAGCTCGTGGAACCGCCAGGACGAGGCGTTGTCGGTTCTACTCGATGCCGAGCAAATGGCGCCCGAGCAGGTTCGTCATCACTACCTGGGCCGACAGCTCGTGCTCACCTGGGTCAGGCACCAGCGCGGCAAGCCGTCATCAGAGCTGGTCGGTCTGGCACGCCGTCTCCGCGTGCTCGACTGA
- a CDS encoding GntR family transcriptional regulator has product MVLSKQVEKPGGWIPMAYEIPTPKYLRVLNTLRGRIEDGTYAPGAGLPSESQLCSEFDVSRPTVLKALGILKQDGWIESQQGKGSFVRGRPPSGRSSPQYARDAIDLDETTETEILHVGPVLALPWVSAALGIPEGTPVYERRRRTVTPSGPIDLISTFVPVDIAVGTDVIRPEPISGSILGHIKTKKGLRADYATERLTARPVAQVEADALDVPADEAVLSVVITAHQSSGAPIMTSLIVMPGSRHEIEDSYPLS; this is encoded by the coding sequence ATGGTCCTGTCAAAACAAGTTGAGAAACCTGGTGGGTGGATCCCAATGGCGTACGAGATTCCGACGCCGAAGTATCTGCGTGTCCTGAACACGCTCCGCGGCCGCATCGAGGACGGGACCTATGCTCCCGGCGCCGGCCTGCCGTCCGAGAGCCAACTGTGCTCCGAGTTCGACGTTTCTCGCCCGACGGTGCTGAAAGCGCTGGGCATCTTGAAACAGGACGGGTGGATCGAGTCCCAGCAGGGCAAGGGCAGCTTCGTGCGTGGACGGCCCCCATCGGGACGCAGCTCCCCGCAGTACGCGAGGGATGCAATCGACCTGGACGAGACGACCGAGACCGAGATCCTGCACGTCGGCCCCGTACTGGCGTTGCCCTGGGTATCCGCCGCTCTCGGCATTCCGGAGGGCACTCCGGTCTACGAGCGGCGCCGGCGCACAGTGACGCCATCCGGTCCGATCGACCTGATCTCGACCTTCGTGCCAGTGGACATCGCGGTCGGCACCGACGTAATTCGGCCAGAGCCGATCTCGGGCAGCATCCTCGGCCACATCAAGACCAAGAAAGGCCTGCGTGCCGACTACGCGACTGAGCGGCTGACCGCTCGCCCGGTCGCCCAGGTCGAGGCCGACGCCCTGGACGTGCCGGCCGATGAGGCGGTTCTCAGCGTGGTCATCACGGCGCATCAGTCGTCCGGCGCACCGATCATGACCTCGCTGATCGTGATGCCGGGCAGCCGGCATGAGATCGAGGACTCCTACCCGCTGTCCTAA
- a CDS encoding FtsK/SpoIIIE domain-containing protein: MPLVNIIPGEKIPTAPLNTRLPVWRIPWWLVAFVWLARATYRLVVLAVRYWWISGPVAASWWIAESWGWPALAGIAVGLTAGSVIWWRLHPASWLRFGWYPVVARCRRLWIYRRGWTPAMTACGLVGVHGGERWVPSLLGVRSDRWGDRVTVRLLPGHHPDDWAAAAPRLAYSFHLREARAYTADRPDRMVLHFVRRDPLVGTVGPLPVPARPDLSGLELGVREDGTPYRLRLAGSHVLIAGATNSGKGSVIWSLLRSLAAGINSGLVEVWAFDPKGGMELAAGAPMFARFAYEDPDSMAGVLEEAVKRMRRRAARLRGVTRQHVPTVDEPLIVVVVDELAALTAYLTDRKVRDRIRESLGLLLSQGRAAGVHVVAALQDPRKDVLPFRDLFPTRIALRMTEPEQCDMVLGDGARDRGAACDLIPETSPGVGYVVLDGVREPVRVRFSYLDDTDVAELAADYPRGGEQ, from the coding sequence ATGCCTCTGGTCAACATAATCCCGGGCGAGAAGATCCCTACCGCCCCGCTGAACACGCGCCTACCGGTGTGGCGGATCCCGTGGTGGCTCGTGGCCTTCGTGTGGCTCGCCCGAGCGACGTATCGCCTGGTCGTTCTTGCCGTTCGGTACTGGTGGATCAGCGGCCCGGTGGCCGCTTCCTGGTGGATCGCCGAGTCCTGGGGATGGCCGGCCCTCGCCGGCATCGCCGTCGGACTGACTGCCGGGTCCGTCATCTGGTGGCGGCTGCACCCGGCGTCATGGCTGCGGTTCGGCTGGTACCCGGTGGTCGCGCGGTGCCGACGACTGTGGATCTACCGGCGGGGCTGGACCCCGGCGATGACCGCCTGCGGCCTGGTCGGCGTGCACGGCGGGGAACGGTGGGTGCCGAGCCTGCTCGGCGTCCGATCGGACCGGTGGGGCGACCGAGTGACCGTGCGGCTGCTGCCCGGCCACCACCCGGACGACTGGGCAGCGGCAGCGCCTCGGCTCGCGTACTCGTTCCATCTGCGGGAAGCCAGGGCCTACACCGCCGACCGTCCGGACCGCATGGTCCTGCACTTCGTCCGCAGGGACCCGCTCGTCGGCACTGTGGGACCGCTGCCGGTCCCGGCACGGCCGGACCTGTCCGGCTTGGAGCTTGGGGTACGGGAGGACGGCACCCCCTACCGGCTAAGGCTGGCCGGCTCCCATGTGCTGATCGCTGGGGCGACGAACTCCGGCAAGGGCTCGGTGATCTGGTCGCTGCTGCGCTCACTGGCCGCCGGCATCAACTCAGGGCTGGTCGAGGTCTGGGCCTTCGACCCGAAGGGCGGCATGGAACTGGCGGCGGGCGCGCCGATGTTCGCCCGGTTCGCGTATGAGGACCCGGACAGCATGGCCGGCGTCCTGGAGGAGGCCGTCAAGCGGATGCGTCGGCGGGCCGCCCGGCTGCGCGGGGTGACTCGTCAGCACGTCCCGACGGTCGACGAGCCGCTGATCGTCGTGGTCGTCGACGAGCTGGCGGCCCTGACCGCCTACCTGACCGACCGGAAGGTCCGCGACCGGATCCGGGAGTCGCTGGGCCTGCTGCTGTCACAGGGCCGCGCGGCCGGCGTTCACGTGGTCGCGGCGTTGCAGGATCCGCGCAAGGACGTGCTGCCGTTCCGGGACCTGTTCCCGACCCGGATCGCGCTGCGGATGACCGAGCCCGAGCAGTGCGACATGGTGCTCGGCGACGGTGCGCGGGATCGGGGCGCGGCGTGCGACCTCATCCCGGAGACCTCGCCCGGTGTCGGCTATGTCGTCCTCGACGGCGTACGGGAACCGGTGCGGGTCCGCTTCTCCTACCTCGATGACACCGATGTCGCCGAGCTGGCGGCCGACTACCCGCGCGGGGGTGAGCAATGA
- a CDS encoding DUF2637 domain-containing protein → MKASAERIEGLLLVAILLTVGGFAGAASFTHVKDWTMANSPAGTGEWFGWANAVISELIPMAALLTIRQRRRAGGSVGYPMFLLVCAAGLSLAAQLAVAKPGPSGWLLSAVPALAFLGLSKLVLAGAPTVQPTAVVIPTPSAAERDRAGEPIQPGPAKRAGLVPVPAAAFPIRPREAAR, encoded by the coding sequence ATGAAGGCCTCCGCCGAGCGCATCGAGGGCCTGTTGCTCGTCGCCATCCTGCTCACGGTCGGCGGGTTCGCGGGCGCCGCGTCGTTCACCCACGTCAAGGACTGGACGATGGCCAACTCCCCGGCGGGCACGGGGGAGTGGTTCGGCTGGGCCAACGCCGTGATCTCCGAGCTGATCCCGATGGCGGCGCTGCTGACGATCCGGCAACGTCGCCGGGCCGGCGGCTCGGTCGGCTACCCGATGTTCCTGCTCGTCTGCGCGGCGGGACTGTCCCTGGCGGCTCAGCTCGCCGTCGCGAAACCCGGCCCGTCCGGCTGGCTTCTGTCCGCCGTCCCGGCCCTGGCCTTCCTCGGCCTGTCCAAGCTCGTGCTGGCCGGTGCGCCGACGGTGCAGCCCACCGCCGTGGTCATCCCGACGCCTTCAGCGGCCGAGCGTGACCGCGCCGGCGAGCCGATCCAACCTGGGCCGGCGAAAAGGGCAGGCCTGGTGCCGGTCCCGGCGGCCGCGTTTCCCATTCGACCCCGTGAGGCTGCCCGGTGA
- a CDS encoding replication initiator, protein MRLPGDPVRNSTPARLAGCQDAAASRQEALRGLAERHGVCVRPLALRRTDTVTGLTEVVEVPCGARLAAKCKPCAERNRRLRIQQIREGWHLADEPAVRPDRPGESDLDLVKTRAHLEFDRAAVHYEPMTPDARAERLAELDNRIAEVDEELAETDLRGRLTPKERDDRPRRARSTKRRHDSPDLPRLPVDPRTVGRAFAGKAGRTYRPSMLVTLTLDSHGQVHSHLRRGAYVVPCACGERHHPHDPKLGTPVDPAAYDYRRAALDAIHFARVLDRWWQNLRRAAGWNVQYAGAVELQRRLAPHAHFAVRGTLPRRLVNQVAAATYHQVWWPSFDEMVHTVDRPPVWNAELAGYVDPATGEPLPTWGEALDALEEPDARPAYVARLGRVDARGIAQGTKDAERSIRYVTKYVTKDLTEHAPANSGVQKAHADRLHAELAVLPCSPTCANWLFYGVQPDRSKPGLAPGRCTGKVHQRATLGFTGRRVLVSRQWSGKTLADHRADNRAWIRAALGDPEQEETPEKDRYRFELARPEDPDVLPLEHRLLRAVSERIRWRAQVRSLSATVPIQQAA, encoded by the coding sequence GTGAGGCTGCCCGGTGACCCTGTCCGAAACAGCACCCCGGCCCGGCTCGCGGGCTGCCAGGATGCGGCAGCCTCTCGCCAGGAAGCGCTGCGCGGGCTGGCCGAGCGGCACGGCGTCTGCGTACGCCCGCTGGCTCTGCGCCGCACCGACACCGTGACCGGCCTGACCGAGGTCGTGGAGGTGCCCTGCGGCGCCCGCCTCGCCGCCAAGTGCAAGCCCTGCGCTGAGCGCAACCGGCGGCTCCGGATCCAGCAGATCCGCGAGGGCTGGCACCTCGCGGACGAACCGGCGGTCCGCCCCGACCGGCCCGGAGAATCCGACCTCGACCTGGTGAAGACTCGCGCTCACCTGGAGTTCGACCGGGCCGCGGTGCACTACGAGCCGATGACCCCGGATGCGCGCGCCGAGCGGCTGGCCGAGCTGGACAACCGCATCGCTGAGGTCGACGAGGAGCTGGCCGAGACGGACCTACGTGGTCGGCTGACCCCGAAGGAGCGCGACGACCGCCCCCGTCGTGCCCGATCGACCAAGCGCCGGCACGACTCCCCGGACCTTCCCCGACTGCCCGTCGACCCGCGGACGGTGGGCCGCGCCTTCGCCGGCAAGGCCGGCCGCACCTATCGGCCGTCGATGCTGGTCACGTTGACCCTCGACTCGCACGGACAGGTGCACTCCCACCTGCGGCGGGGCGCTTACGTCGTGCCGTGCGCCTGCGGGGAACGGCACCACCCGCACGACCCGAAACTCGGCACCCCGGTCGACCCGGCCGCCTACGACTACCGGCGGGCCGCGCTCGACGCGATCCACTTCGCCCGGGTGCTCGACCGCTGGTGGCAGAACCTGCGCCGGGCGGCTGGCTGGAACGTCCAGTACGCGGGCGCCGTCGAGCTTCAGCGCCGTCTCGCCCCGCACGCGCACTTCGCCGTGCGGGGCACCCTGCCCCGACGCCTGGTGAACCAGGTGGCCGCCGCTACCTACCACCAGGTGTGGTGGCCGTCCTTCGACGAGATGGTTCACACGGTCGACCGGCCGCCGGTCTGGAACGCCGAACTGGCCGGCTACGTCGACCCGGCGACCGGCGAGCCGTTGCCGACGTGGGGCGAGGCCCTGGACGCGTTGGAGGAACCGGACGCGCGCCCGGCGTACGTCGCCCGGTTGGGCCGTGTCGACGCCCGGGGCATCGCCCAGGGCACGAAGGACGCCGAGCGGTCGATCCGCTATGTCACGAAGTACGTCACCAAGGACCTGACCGAGCACGCACCCGCCAACTCGGGCGTCCAGAAGGCGCACGCCGACCGGCTGCACGCCGAGCTGGCCGTCCTGCCCTGCTCGCCGACATGCGCCAACTGGCTGTTCTACGGCGTCCAGCCGGACCGATCCAAGCCGGGCCTGGCCCCGGGCCGCTGCACCGGCAAGGTCCACCAACGGGCGACGCTCGGCTTCACCGGCCGCCGCGTCCTGGTGTCTCGGCAGTGGTCCGGCAAGACCCTCGCCGACCACCGGGCGGACAACCGGGCGTGGATTCGCGCGGCACTGGGCGACCCCGAGCAGGAGGAAACCCCGGAGAAGGACCGGTACCGCTTCGAGCTGGCCCGGCCGGAAGACCCGGACGTTCTGCCCCTGGAACACCGGCTATTGCGGGCCGTCTCGGAGCGAATCCGCTGGCGAGCCCAGGTCAGAAGTCTTTCGGCAACTGTCCCGATCCAGCAAGCAGCGTGA
- a CDS encoding helix-turn-helix domain-containing protein — translation MGDELLTADEVAARLRATPRFVRRLVSERRIEFVKVGRLVRFEPAAVVHYIDSHRVAPTDRAAIRAYVRGAH, via the coding sequence ATGGGTGACGAGCTGTTGACCGCAGATGAGGTCGCTGCTCGCCTTCGTGCCACACCGAGGTTCGTGCGCCGTCTCGTCTCCGAGCGGCGCATCGAGTTCGTCAAGGTCGGCCGCCTGGTCCGCTTCGAGCCGGCCGCCGTCGTGCACTACATCGATTCGCACCGCGTCGCCCCGACCGATCGGGCGGCGATCCGCGCCTACGTACGGGGAGCGCACTGA
- a CDS encoding tyrosine-type recombinase/integrase, giving the protein MANQKGHRRFGNIRKLPSGRFQARYQGPDGITRTAKNTFETERLAAQWLTLVESEIIRGEWQAPEAGDVHLSGYGKEWIAHRKLQPRTRENYEDLFRLHIEPILGQLALGAIKPQTIRSWRGKLLAGGTTEPQAVKAYSLLRAILNTAVREDEILKQNPCRIPGYDRYHTPERPIATVAQVLALAERMPPRYVSLITVAAFSGLRWGELAALRRCDVDLAAGTVRVPRKLAALKSGLEFGPPKSAAGIRVVALPAVARKSLGEHLGRFTGKGEEALVFTGDKDMPLRTGNFRRAVKWSKALADAGMPAGFHFHDLRHTGNNLAAASGASTRELMHRMGHASMRAALIYQHATSDRDREIAESMDRRITKGAKAGKGKKRR; this is encoded by the coding sequence ATGGCCAACCAGAAAGGGCATCGCCGTTTCGGCAATATCCGCAAGCTGCCCTCGGGCCGCTTCCAGGCCCGGTACCAGGGACCGGACGGCATCACGCGAACGGCGAAGAACACCTTTGAGACCGAGCGGCTGGCGGCCCAGTGGCTAACCCTGGTCGAGTCCGAGATCATCCGCGGCGAGTGGCAGGCACCGGAAGCCGGCGACGTGCACCTCTCGGGGTACGGCAAGGAGTGGATCGCGCATCGCAAGCTTCAGCCGCGCACCCGGGAGAACTACGAGGACCTGTTCCGGCTACACATCGAGCCCATCCTCGGTCAGCTGGCGCTCGGCGCGATCAAGCCGCAGACGATCCGCTCCTGGCGCGGCAAGCTGCTCGCCGGCGGGACTACCGAGCCGCAAGCGGTCAAGGCGTATTCGCTGCTCCGGGCGATCCTCAACACCGCCGTCCGGGAAGACGAGATCTTGAAGCAGAACCCGTGCCGGATCCCCGGATACGACCGGTACCACACCCCGGAGCGGCCGATCGCCACCGTCGCCCAGGTGCTCGCGCTCGCCGAGCGGATGCCGCCCCGGTACGTGTCCCTGATCACCGTCGCTGCGTTCTCCGGCCTCCGCTGGGGCGAGCTGGCCGCGCTCCGGCGTTGCGATGTCGACCTGGCGGCCGGCACCGTACGCGTACCCCGGAAGTTGGCCGCGCTCAAGAGCGGCTTGGAGTTCGGCCCGCCGAAGTCGGCGGCCGGCATCCGCGTCGTTGCTCTTCCGGCAGTTGCCCGCAAGTCGCTCGGCGAGCACCTGGGCCGGTTCACCGGCAAGGGCGAGGAGGCGTTGGTCTTCACCGGGGATAAGGACATGCCTCTACGAACCGGCAACTTCCGGCGGGCGGTGAAGTGGTCGAAGGCGTTGGCGGACGCGGGGATGCCAGCGGGCTTCCACTTCCACGATCTCCGGCACACCGGGAACAACCTCGCGGCGGCGAGCGGCGCCAGCACCCGGGAGCTGATGCACCGGATGGGTCACGCGAGCATGCGGGCGGCCCTGATCTACCAGCACGCGACCAGCGACCGGGACCGCGAGATCGCCGAGAGCATGGATCGGCGGATCACCAAGGGCGCGAAGGCCGGCAAGGGCAAGAAGCGGCGCTAA